One window of the Diospyros lotus cultivar Yz01 chromosome 12, ASM1463336v1, whole genome shotgun sequence genome contains the following:
- the LOC127787330 gene encoding uncharacterized protein LOC127787330, protein MHIQRYRKWIPRKKHRYYHDHQDSDWYYSYAARESSGVPSWERQFCILVGSVPWEKVVVARHYMFCHNDVVKWNDSAGEEAFNNAKERFWAAINGLPCDIPLPDPNIYIDEIDWNPHIDPELIAGLDREYFNPDEGEKDKKVETTNEKVQNSPSTCAIGWQSNLFGCESPWEGNVLRDVEASKDVAKGWDRWDGTKNEPRNLNTIKNPWERTCTLDEGKLKDNAWGSWGDKSRGWKLQEGCNKQFKNYQSPWEHGHHNVGSVKGKGQSDARNSSWGWDHWDTSIHESRKFGSSYTSWEDGKDGGWGNYGDINWRKQRRNQNAGAKHLPPRRNGGSFGALNGGCQKRAGSPQNSSKFRSSRFEGDEYGTMHHWRKGPSQRRVSFA, encoded by the coding sequence GAGTACCTTCCTGGGAAAGGCAATTTTGTATTTTGGTAGGGTCAGTTCcatgggagaaggttgtggttGCAAGACACTACATGTTTTGTCATAATGATGTGGTGAAATGGAATGATTCTGCTGGTGAAGAAGCATTCAACAATGCAAAAGAACGATTTTGGGCAGCAATTAATGGCCTTCCATGTGATATCCCTCTTCCTGATCCTAACATTTATATAGATGAAATTGATTGGAATCCTCATATTGATCCTGAACTAATAGCTGGCCTTGATCGAGAATACTTTAATCCTGATGAAggggaaaaagataaaaaggtGGAGACTACAAATGAGAAGGTGCAAAACTCACCTTCTACTTGTGCTATTGGATGGCAATCTAATTTGTTTGGCTGTGAAAGTCCTTGGGAAGGTAATGTTTTGAGGGATGTGGAAGCTTCAAAGGATGTCGCCAAAGGTTGGGACCGGTGGGATGGCACTAAAAATGAACCAAGGAATTTAAATACTATAAAAAATCCTTGGGAACGGACTTGTACTCTAGATGAAggaaaattgaaagataatgCATGGGGGAGTTGGGGGGATAAATCGAGGGGTTGGAAACTGCAGGAAGGCTGTAACAAGCAGTTTAAGAATTATCAGAGTCCTTGGGAACATGGTCATCATAATGTTGGATCTGTAAAGGGGAAAGGACAGAGTGATGCTAGAAATAGTTCTTGGGGTTGGGATCATTGGGACACCAGCATTCATGAGTCAAGGAAATTTGGAAGTAGCTACACTTCATGGGAAGATGGAAAAGATGGAGGGTGGGGAAATTATGGGGATATAAACTGGAGAAAGCAGCGCAGAAATCAGAATGCTGGGGCAAAACATTTGCCCCCTAGAAGAAATGGTGGATCTTTTGGAGCCTTGAATGGTGGTTGCCAAAAGAGAGCAGGTTCTCCTCAGAATTCATCAAAGTTCAGAAGTTCAAGGTTTGAAGGTGATGAATATGGGACCATGCATCATTGGAGGAAGGGACCAAGTCAAAGAAGAGTCAGTTTTGCATGA